A region of the Carya illinoinensis cultivar Pawnee chromosome 16, C.illinoinensisPawnee_v1, whole genome shotgun sequence genome:
tgagttaatatattttaaaggattttgaaaaatgagaaaaaaattaaataaaaatattataaagttaaaatattattagaatacaTTATATACTATAGAGGGGGAGTAATTCGATCTTGGAGTCAAAGTACTGTAGCATGtgtatcttttatttttgtttggtggTCTCGCACTTTATGCTTGGTAGCAGCTTAAACCATGAATCCCTAAATTTTAAGGCTAGttatttgtttttagagataagataagtttagatgagttgacataaattaatattaaagttaaaaattaaataaaatattattaaagtatattattttaatattatttttgtattagaatttaaaaaaactgaattgcttattttattttgtataaaaattaaaaaaaattataataattagatcaaATGATATAAAAAGTTTTGTAAAAGTTAAACATGCAGAATCTTCAAAGTTGGAAGGCTAAtatcatttcaatttaaaaactgAATGCAAACATTTCATTAatgtttatatgaaattttaatataaataaatatgagaagtgctacaacaaaaaaaaattaaaaaaaaaaatttataaattggcATGATCTTtttatgttatatgttatataaactatataataaaactaagttAAGTAACTTTTATGAGTTTACTTCTATAAAAGTTCTTTGTGATTAATACCCTGTTTAGTTGGATTGAACTGAAATcaactttaaattttaagttaagtttaacattcaaatacttaactcttaaattattaaatttatctcaattcaaaatctctttatacgtaagacttataacattttttaatttttcataaataaactcattttaagtaggttttataaaactcactctattattttaattcactattatttataaaaataatttaatttaattcaacaTCTGAgtactaataaatttttaaataaatatatagagaaAACCTTCGAGCCGGTCCAGCTGTTTTTATTCAATAAACAGCCCTCCAATGGCAGCTATCCATGTAAGttttcaattttacatattGTGCATTTGCCTACACCTGATCAACAACCCTCCATCACAGTTTCGCATCTCCAAGTACTGATCTGTTGCCTTTGCCCTCATCTCTTTCATGGTTAAGTAGTACTGATCGAGCTCCTCTATCCCCATCTCATCAATCAGCTCGTCCCACAAGAACTCGATATTGTTCCCCATCTTCTTATTTGACATCAGATCCTCATCAATATTTGCTTCCTAGCATGGGTTTCAGCCCAGAGATGTTGGTCGGGCAGTCTATTGGCTGGTAAAAAATACTGGGTTCTTTCTTAGCTGGGATAATGGTAGTTGGGTGagaaaaaattgtgggaaactGAGTGATTCCTTCATTTGGAGTTTTAATCATGATCCATACATTCCGTTGTTCTATCTGCAAGTGTTTTTACATTTGTTATctgattttgagaaaataaagaaagagaaggagtttggttgttaaaaaaaaaaaaaaaactgccggTGGTGTCAAGCAAAGAGTTGACAACAATTTTGAGGTTGATGATCTCCGCAAATAAAATTTTGAGGTTGATGAGCAGGGACATAGTGTTGAACATGGCGTGATGTGAGGAGAGTTAAAGATTTTGATACTGTTCTTTTACTGCAGGGGAGGGCGAGGGGTACATTGGCAGGGGAGGGGAAATTCATTTGTTATGGGTTTTGATCTAGTGTATTCTTCTGTAAGATATATTTAGactatattctaatatatttaattatcattGGAGGGCTGTTATTCTACTAATAACAGATGGACCGTTCGGAAGCGtttcacaaatatatattattggattCACTTGGTATGTTTAATTTTAGGATGTGTTATTTTAAGGTCCACGTTGAGGGGCTAAGACCCACAAGATTTCGTTGACCGGCCACGAAGATCGATGATAATCTGAAATTGccaaaacaaattaattaaattgtagAATGGCGTGTGAtgaacatcatcatcatcatcattcccCCAACACCTACGGGATAAAGAAtcctgaaaatattatttatgagatCTGAATGGAAGCGATGGTACATATGCCAGCCATGTATTTATGGCATCAGACACGTGCATGGAATACAACGTGCATGCATGCTCTTGACGTACGTTAATTAGCATGCACTATACCATTGGTGAAATCTTCCTTGTGCTATACATTTGCCAATTTTTTTGCTAATCCCCACGAGCTGCGTGCATGCATGTTtatgtgtaatatatatatatatatatatatataaaattatacacaCATGTATGCACGGAGAATCTCATTTAAAATGCTTCCCAAAAGGGCCTAAAGCTCACGATGTACGTACAGAGTCGATAGCCAGGACTACATGCATGATACATTGAtacctcatatatatatatagcataaattttatatcttcTAGAGACATACTTTGGGCAGAAAAGAATtgcatataaataaattcataaattaatataatgatttgatgtgatacatcagattgaaaaattaattttattgtaaagtatatgtaatgtatcatatgaattaaattatgtctatttatgattttatttttatgaaatttctttgtgactgtagcacttttatattttctatacaTTAATTAGTTATTAAAACAAGTTACATTAGTGTGTACGTTTTGGTATTTAATTTGCGTTTGTGTttattccattaaaaaaaaaaattgcaaaggaaacaaaaatcaactaACTTacaaaaagagatttttttttttcttataaattaaaccATTCTCATAATGAGATTTTCattgttattttaaaaagagttttgtgattttttaagcatatttgatcagtttttatttctctttccgTTCCCTCAATATCCAAAACCCAAGAGTAtaataattgatttatttattttttgatatctGTGGATGTCCGGACCAGCTTACGTGCACTTCGACTAATCCCACGGGATCTTGAAGTTAACCGTTAGGTAAACTTCTAGTGACCTTGAAGGGACTCGAACTGGTGACCATTGAAGAGCAAACTCAAAGCCTAACCAACTGAGCTACCATTTAGGGTTCAGGAGTATAATAATTCATAGCAAAACGCTGAGGGATGGATGCattgtgttaaaaaataaaatatataataaaatttatctctttCCATCAAGTTCAATTTTTTAGACAAGTTGCAATTTCACATGGTATATCAGAGTAGAGATGTTGAGTTCAAATCCTAACTCTATATTCTATctcattaattaaatattttaagtgtTGGGCCACCCATTGATCAGAGAGAGTTTGGCCCACACGTGAGGGAGAGTGTTAAGATATTAAATATGCACCGATGAAATAGTATATtcctgttatatatatatatatgtatatctgagtaatgttaaatacagtcGAGGAGCGCGCAAGTACTATgagcaattattttaaaaaatagtgtgatccactattaaaatataattttttttttatgtaagcctcatatttactcactttttttttttcaaaaagattacgCAGGGCTTATGTAtttacgactgtaaatattatttatatatacatatataacaaCATAAATACACTGTATATCGTGCAACGGTGCAAACTCCCCCTAGAAAGGACCCTAATTATTATGCTGGAAAGGTCTCCATAAGTAATCACTTCCCTATCTATAATAGAATATCACAAGGACATGATAGTCATTTCAAGAACACAACCctaatgaaataaataacataaatatataataaccgACTGATGACAACTACGATGCTTTGACTTAGACACCTCAATAACTGATTGTGTGCCCAAAGAAGAAATGCCACGTGTGAAATTAGAGCAAAAACGATAATTGCGCCTATTAAACGTACAGCACCATATGGCATGAAATAATTCACATCAAAATCTCACCCCCACGCACGGCCCCCCTTCCTTGTTCCACACACATGCTCATGCACAAACTCTCACACACttgaatctctttaaatttcCTAGCCTCTCTCTCACACCAACGCCTCGAATTTCACAAAAACAGAAACCCAATTCTTGTTTATTAGTGTTTGAAGGATGTTTACAGCTTCTAGGCCGCCATTGGCAATGGATGATCGAAGGTGGAAACCCAACGTTGAGGTCGCTCCCAACTGCCCTCGTTGCGCCTCTTCCAACACCAAGTTTTGTTACTACAACAACTACAGCTTGTCGCAGCCTAGGTACTTCTGCAAAGGCTGTAGGCGGTACTGGACCAAAGGTGGTTCTCTTCGGAACATACCTGTTGGTGGTGGTTGTCGCAAGAACCGCCGTGCCAGGTCGGCTAGTCTCCCACAGACTCAACGGGCTTGTCTCACTTCTAACATTGGCAATTACGAGCAATCTACCGATTCTTGCGACTCTAATGGGGACTCAAAGGCGGATATTGATCTCGCTGTTGTTTTCGCCAGGTTCTTGAATCAGAACCCGAGCACTGATGAGCCGGAGTTCAGAACCGCCCCGGAATTGCCAAATGATTCCTTTAACGCACTGTCCGAGTCGCCATGTTCTTTAATCCTCGGTGGTGGTGAGCAAAACAGCTCCGTGTTTGGCTGCCATAGGCCCAATATTGGTGAGGATGATGAGATATTAGTTCAAGAAGTTTATCCTCAAGAGGATAAAGTTCAAGAACTCATTGATGAAGACGATGCGAATGGATTTCATTTGTTGCAGGCTTTGTTGGATGATGAAGTGGTGCAAGAAGTTTTCCGGTCAGATGCTGCAACTTCGCCGAATTTAACGTGGCAACTGCCTGTGGTGAATTTGCAAGAGTTGGAGTTTTCGGTTCAGTCCAACGATCATCCGTCAAGGATGAGTCTAATAAGCGATAGTTGGAGTTGCTCGGATCTCTCGGGTTTCGAtgttttctcaagaatttgataTGCAATGgacaatcacattaatttatgttttttccCCTCTTCTTATGGAATATTCTTCAAGATAGCTTACATGCATATATGTCCATGGCAATATTAATAGTAGGGACATTAATTATAGTTTATGTTAATGGGAAGGAAAATACTttatctataaaagaattatataaaaataaacttacaaactgatatgGCTTGATATGGTacatcagattataaagttaattttattataaagtagatctaatagattttatgaaactacatcagtttgtagatttactttgtataatctttttgtatatatagcaaTTCTCTAATAAGAATATACAATAATGGAATGTAATATTAATCAATGAGTTATCGCTTCGATCGGCAGTTGATTATTcttgaattatcattaatttgatTACAAATGATGCTCgtcatttttacttaaaaatcatttaaaatgtgTCATAttattgatgctaatattggagaatatatatatatatatatatgagtaatgctatatgtaGTCATAAAATGTGTAAGCGTcgtgcaatcattttgaaaataagtagaatttacttaaaaaaaaactaattttctttttatatgggtctcgtatttattcaatttttttaaaatgattgtataaTACTTACACACTCgcgactataaatatcatttcttttatacatacatacatatatatatatatatatatatatttggtagaATATTTACAAGGAACCATTTACAAGAGAATGGAGGGTCAATAAATAGTGGCCGGCCAGCTTTCTACATACAGTGTACGTGAAGAGAATAGTTGGCTTCTCTACTTGATCTTAAATAGTGATCATTAATTTAGGGAGTTGACCTTAGCCTAGATATTTTTTAtcccttaaaaaaattaaaaaagttaaaaggaatggtcaatatatatattagttagtCACGTGCCCACATCGTTGAAATTCAGAGTCGGGGGGAGTCGTTATTAAGCAGAAATCTAATAGGAGTATATATACTCTCTCTGCATGCAATAAGAATAAGAGTATAGATTACCTGCATTAACTAACACGTACGGTTCAGCTCAAGAAACAACCCCATTTCCCGACTATTATAGCCACAACAATATTAAGtaaaaacaatgttataaattaatatagttttacGTCAttcattagatttattttataataaaaatatctttataatctATTGAACTACATAAAGCTACGTTAGTttagagattatttttatataatttatttgtgattaaagtatttctcttcctGTAAATCTATAAAATGTTGGaaatatatgcatgtatatggAAGAATGTTAGGTAAAAACCCAAGTCTACGTTTTTTGTTAAAATGTGCGTTttactttaaaatatatatatatatactactttttttaaaagggggttcactttttttataaagaccTGTGCAAAATTTATCTAGGAATCATTTGATCtcacgtatatatatatctttgttGCTGCATGCTGGTCATATGTGTCAAATTAACCTGttcaacttttttattctttattaaaaCTTTATGATATGAAAAGATTtgggaaagagaaaagaaagatttTAATATTCATTTAAGTACGCTTGTGATTGATAAATAATCCAAGACTTTAGATATTAGAGTATTAAATAGTTACATGATTGATGATGACGACGATGATTGCAACAAAAAGGTCGATCAAGGTGTGCGACtagtaatatttaatataaaataggtcaaaattatttttattataaaatagattcaaTGTAtcgtataaaaataaaattattttagatttttagtTTACTTTTGTGAAGTATCTTTATAATTGTAATAGTTTCGTATCTAATCGacaatttgtgagtttactaaCAAAATTTAGGATGGAGAATAATCTTACCAGACAATTTCTCTCTATCTTCCAATTTTCAACTATACTTTTATCAAACAAGTATATATCCCTTTGTGGGATCAACTACCTAGTCTCAATTTTCTTCAACAAGCAATAATGAAAGCCCAttacttaaaaaagaaatgatacatACAAGTCTCGTGtagttcttttataaaaaagtgtaaaaaattcacttttttggTGGAGCTCACAGTTTTACAAAATGTTTGTGCAAAGCTTAGCGCATTTGAGACTTGTACCTAATTACTCTTGTTTAAATGTCTAAAGTTATATTGTCTCACAATTTAATATTCATCTCAGAAAATTACTAATCTTAGGCTAAAATCAATGATCTAAAGATAAACTCAAAGATATCTAACATTACAAAGTGCAAAAAATTCACTAAGTAGAGGAGGTCTTCAGGTATATTATTCTACGAAGGGAAATTACAAGAGAACCCAAAtttgtttactttttattagctagctaggttgcTATTTGGTTTGTTGGAAGGTTCATGCATGGGGAAGAAAATGAGCTTTCTGAATATGCGGCATGGACCTATATTATTGTCCCTTGGGAAGATGGCTGGCTAACTTTCGTGACAAGAAAAAACTTTATCAAACTAAGATGATTTTGAGACCTCACCACATCAAAATCTCAGAAAATTTTGTGGTGTTCATACCGCATTTCTAGGTGCTGCTTTGTCCTTTTCATTCTCTGTATATCATTAGTTTAAAAAAGGATGGATGGTCTGTATGTGAAAGCATTTGATCATAAACTACAAAAATTCCCATCAAACAGTCAATCCCACAGATAAAGAGTTACTATAATGAATTTGAATTACTGAATAATTACAGAAATAAGAACCAAAAAACATCACATGATGGTCTTTTGCAACAAATGAATGAATGTCTGGTTTGGTCTTGTACTTCGTATGTGTATGTGCATGTTTTGTTTACTAATGCTAATCTACTCATCTTCTTCTGGTTGCAAGATAATTTTGCAATGAGTCTCCTGATTTCTAGCAATTAAGGAAATAATTTTGCAATGAGTCTCCTGATTTCTAGCAATTAAGGAAATCTAGTACTATTTTCACTGCTGATGTTCTTTTGTTCTCTACCTTTGGATAATCTCTAAATGCAGGCCAGCTCAATCTATGTACTGCTGATTTCATTAATatatgagaaagaaaagaacaatCCTGATAGAGAAAGAGTAGGGAAAATCTTAATTCAGTGGGCTGTCTTACATCCTTTTCCAGTGCATCTTTTTTAGTACTCATAGAAGAAAAGTACTGTATTTCCCAATGCCTAATGCAGCCTGATTCTACAAGAAAAGTTTCGACTGTATTGGATATAGAAAAGGTAAATAGTACCAAATTTTGTCAATATTCGAAAGAAGAAAAGCCTCTCATATCATAAAGAACTGAATCCAGTTCCGTTTATtcctaaaatattaatataactaaatTCTTTTTACCCATCTCTGTAATTAAGACCATAAATGATCAGTCACCCAAGTCCCTAGCTGTCTATTTACTTCATTAAAAGTGAAAACCTCATGGAGTATGTGGAAAGTATTTCTGCTTTCAAGAGTACATATTTTACCCTTTCTTCCAGCAAATTTGGATGAATACAAAAGCATTTCAGTATCCCCTTGTCGATCATAAAATATAGAGATAGACTTTGAGAGACTGGTGTGAGATTAGATGAGTTTCATGTCAAGCAATGCAATCActattttgtttcttgtttctgAAGATCTATATGTTTCAGGCCATTTCTGCCTTGAATCAAGAAGGTCTGTCTCTCCTTTCATGGCTTTCAGCCTTCAATTCATCTTCCTCCGCTATATTCTTCTCTTCATGGAATCCAAACGATCATAATCCATGCAAATGGGATTATGTCCAATGTTCCACCGATGGGTTTGTTTCGGAAATCACAATAACCTCCATCAATCTTCATACCGGCTTCCCCAATCAGCTCCTCTCCTTCTACCATCTCATTGCCCTTGTCCTTTCAAATGCAAACCTCACTGGAGAAATCCCACCTTCAATAGGAAACATGTCATCACTGACCACCTTGGACCTCGGTTATAATGCTCTATCAGGGAATATCCCGGCAGAAGTAGGAAAGCTATACAAGTTGCAGGTATTGTCACTGAATTCAAATTCCTTTCGGGGTCCAATTCCAATAGAAATCGGAAATTGCTCAAACCTTGAAGAGCTCGAATTGTTTGATAACCAGCTCTCTGGAAGGATTCCTTCAGAAGTCAGCAAGTTGTCAGGTCTGGAAGTATTTCGTGCAGGTGGAAATCTGGGAATTCATGGTGAAATCCAAACGCTCATATCACACTGTAAAAGACTGGTATTTCTTGGTCTTGCAGAAACTCGTATTTCGGGGCAGATTCCACACAGCTTGGGAGAACTTGCGAATCTCAAGACTCTTTCCATATACACAACCAACATCACGGGCCAAATCCCACCAGAAATTGGCAATTGCTCATCcttagagaacttgtttcttcATGAAAACCAGCTGTCGGGAAGGTTTCCTGA
Encoded here:
- the LOC122299603 gene encoding dof zinc finger protein DOF1.2; its protein translation is MDDRRWKPNVEVAPNCPRCASSNTKFCYYNNYSLSQPRYFCKGCRRYWTKGGSLRNIPVGGGCRKNRRARSASLPQTQRACLTSNIGNYEQSTDSCDSNGDSKADIDLAVVFARFLNQNPSTDEPEFRTAPELPNDSFNALSESPCSLILGGGEQNSSVFGCHRPNIGEDDEILVQEVYPQEDKVQELIDEDDANGFHLLQALLDDEVVQEVFRSDAATSPNLTWQLPVVNLQELEFSVQSNDHPSRMSLISDSWSCSDLSGFDVFSRI